A region of Sulfuricella denitrificans skB26 DNA encodes the following proteins:
- a CDS encoding CbbQ/NirQ/NorQ/GpvN family protein, which yields MTAKDQYKVHKEPFYQQQTNEVTLYEAAYAARLPVMIKGPTGCGKSRFVEYMAWKLNKPLITVACNEDMTASDLVGRYVLEANGTRWLDGPLTTAARIGAICYLDEIVEARQDTTVVIHPLTDHRRTLPLDKKGELLEAHPDFQMVISYNPGYQNLMKDLKQSTKQRFTAFEFDYPDAQLETSIVAKETGTDEALAAKLVKIGTTARNLKGHGLDEGISTRLLVYAATLIKGGVEPRDACRMSLVRPITDDADIRDTLDHAIDAIFA from the coding sequence ATGACCGCCAAAGACCAGTACAAGGTTCACAAAGAACCGTTCTATCAACAGCAAACCAACGAGGTGACACTCTACGAAGCGGCCTATGCCGCCCGGCTGCCTGTGATGATCAAAGGGCCGACCGGCTGCGGCAAATCGCGCTTTGTCGAATACATGGCGTGGAAACTCAACAAACCGCTGATTACCGTAGCCTGTAACGAAGACATGACCGCCTCCGATCTGGTCGGACGCTATGTTCTTGAAGCCAACGGCACGCGCTGGCTGGATGGCCCATTGACCACCGCAGCGCGTATCGGCGCGATCTGCTATCTGGACGAAATCGTCGAAGCGCGCCAGGACACCACGGTAGTGATCCATCCGCTCACCGATCACCGCCGCACCTTGCCCCTGGATAAAAAAGGCGAGCTTCTCGAAGCGCACCCCGATTTCCAGATGGTGATTTCCTATAATCCGGGCTACCAGAACCTGATGAAGGATTTGAAGCAATCAACCAAACAGCGCTTCACCGCTTTCGAGTTCGACTACCCCGATGCCCAACTGGAAACCAGCATCGTGGCCAAGGAAACCGGAACGGACGAAGCGTTGGCAGCCAAACTGGTAAAAATCGGCACCACCGCGCGTAACCTCAAAGGGCATGGCCTGGATGAAGGCATTTCCACCCGCCTGCTGGTCTATGCAGCCACCTTGATCAAGGGCGGTGTGGAGCCCCGTGATGCCTGCCGCATGTCACTGGTGCGCCCAATCACCGACGACGCGGACATTCGCGATACGCTGGATCACGCAATCGACGCAATATTTGCCTGA
- a CDS encoding LysR family transcriptional regulator, whose protein sequence is MLHVTLRQLQVFEAVARHLSFSRAAEELHLTQPAVSMQIKQLELNVGLPLFEQIGKKIFLTDAGNEVYYYSRSIAQQLAEAEAVLGEMKGVKHGKLNISVVSTANYFAPQLLALFCQRNQNVTLSLNVINREVLINQLANNEMDLGVMGLPPDGLDIDVEPFMENPLVVIAPTSHPLARERHIQLARLAQETFIVREEGSGTRSAMERFFLQHNLTLSTGMEMSTNEAIKQAVQAGMGLGVVSIHTLTLELETNRLVVLDVESFPILRHWYVVHRKGKRLSAVALAFKEFLLQEAAQVMQTVKE, encoded by the coding sequence ATGTTACATGTCACTTTACGCCAGCTTCAGGTATTTGAGGCGGTTGCCCGCCATCTCAGTTTTTCCCGTGCGGCCGAAGAACTGCATCTGACTCAGCCAGCGGTTTCCATGCAGATCAAACAGCTCGAGTTGAATGTTGGTTTGCCCCTGTTTGAACAGATCGGCAAGAAAATATTTCTTACCGATGCCGGCAATGAGGTTTACTACTACAGTCGGAGTATCGCCCAGCAGTTGGCCGAGGCGGAGGCCGTGCTGGGCGAGATGAAGGGGGTGAAGCACGGTAAGCTGAATATTTCAGTGGTCAGTACAGCTAATTATTTCGCGCCACAGCTCCTGGCCCTGTTTTGTCAGCGCAACCAGAACGTCACGCTAAGCCTGAACGTGATTAACCGCGAGGTGCTGATCAATCAGCTCGCCAATAACGAGATGGACCTGGGTGTCATGGGGTTGCCGCCGGATGGCCTGGACATCGATGTCGAACCCTTCATGGAAAATCCCCTGGTGGTGATTGCCCCGACTAGCCACCCTTTGGCTCGCGAGCGGCATATCCAGCTAGCCCGGTTGGCACAGGAAACTTTCATCGTGCGCGAAGAGGGCTCAGGTACTCGTAGCGCAATGGAACGGTTTTTCCTGCAGCATAACCTGACCCTATCCACTGGTATGGAGATGAGCACCAACGAAGCCATCAAGCAGGCGGTGCAAGCCGGCATGGGCCTGGGCGTAGTGTCGATTCATACTCTCACACTGGAACTGGAAACCAACCGGTTGGTGGTGCTGGATGTGGAGTCCTTTCCTATCCTGCGTCACTGGTACGTAGTTCACCGTAAGGGCAAGCGGCTGTCGGCCGTGGCGCTCGCATTCAAGGAGTTTTTGCTGCAAGAGGCGGCGCAGGTGATGCAAACGGTAAAGGAATAA
- the gap gene encoding type I glyceraldehyde-3-phosphate dehydrogenase: MAIKVGINGFGRIGRMVFRAVAKDFKDIEIVAINDLLAPDYLAYMLKYDSVHGRFNGDIAVDGGNMVVNGKKIRLTAERDPANLKWNEVGADIVIDCTGFFLTKESCQAHITAGAKKVVQSAPAKDDTPMFVYGVNHTKYAGEAIVSAASCTTNCLAPVAKVLNDNWGIKRGLMTTVHAATATQKTVDGPSMKDWRGGRGILENIIPSSTGAAKAVGIVLPELKGLLTGMAFRVPTSDVSVVDLTVELNKAATYDDICKAMKAASEGAMKGVLGYTTDKVVSTDFVGNSAPSTFDAEAGIALDSTFVKVVAWYDNEYGYTCNMMRLVQHVAK; encoded by the coding sequence ATGGCAATTAAAGTAGGTATCAACGGTTTTGGCCGTATTGGCCGCATGGTGTTCCGCGCTGTAGCGAAGGACTTCAAAGACATCGAAATCGTCGCCATCAACGACTTGCTTGCGCCTGACTACCTGGCTTACATGCTCAAGTACGACTCCGTACATGGTCGTTTCAATGGCGATATCGCTGTTGACGGTGGCAACATGGTGGTGAATGGCAAGAAAATCCGTCTGACCGCCGAACGTGATCCAGCCAACCTGAAGTGGAACGAAGTCGGCGCTGACATCGTGATCGATTGCACCGGTTTCTTCCTCACCAAAGAATCCTGCCAGGCGCACATCACCGCCGGCGCCAAGAAAGTTGTTCAGTCGGCTCCAGCCAAGGACGACACCCCGATGTTCGTGTACGGCGTGAACCACACCAAATACGCTGGCGAAGCCATCGTTTCCGCTGCTTCCTGCACCACCAACTGCCTGGCTCCTGTTGCCAAGGTGTTGAACGACAACTGGGGCATCAAGCGCGGCCTGATGACCACCGTGCACGCTGCAACCGCTACCCAGAAAACCGTAGACGGCCCATCCATGAAAGACTGGCGTGGTGGTCGTGGCATTCTGGAAAACATCATTCCATCCTCGACCGGTGCGGCCAAGGCTGTAGGCATAGTACTGCCCGAGCTGAAAGGCTTGCTGACCGGCATGGCTTTCCGCGTTCCAACCTCTGACGTATCCGTGGTTGATCTGACCGTGGAACTGAACAAGGCTGCTACCTACGACGACATCTGCAAGGCCATGAAGGCCGCGTCTGAAGGCGCCATGAAAGGCGTACTGGGCTACACCACCGACAAGGTGGTTTCCACTGACTTCGTTGGCAACAGCGCCCCTTCCACCTTCGACGCCGAAGCCGGTATTGCCCTCGACAGCACCTTCGTCAAGGTCGTAGCTTGGTACGACAACGAGTACGGCTACACCTGCAACATGATGCGTTTGGTTCAGCACGTAGCGAAGTAA
- a CDS encoding ribulose-bisphosphate carboxylase codes for MDQSNRYADLSLKEEDLIKGDNHILVAYHMQPATGYGYLEVAAHIAAESSTGTNVEVSTTDDFTKGVDALVYFIDEAKGIMKVAYPNDLFDRNVTDGRAMLVSFLTLAIGNNQGMGDVKHLQMQDFYVPWSMLRLYDGPAKDITDLWDILGRPRINGGYIAGTIIKPKLGLRPEPFAKAAYQFWLGGDFIKNDEPQGNQVFCPTKKVIPLVYDSMKRAMDETGQAKLFSANITADDHYEMLARADYILETFGPDANKVAFLVDGYVGGPGMITTARRQYPGQYLHYHRAGHGAITSPSAVRGYTAFVLSKMSRLQGASGIHVGTMGYGKMEGGKDDRNIAYMIERDSADGPYYHQEWHGMKPTTPIISGGMNALRLPGFFENLGHGNVINTSGGGSYGHIDSPAAGAISLRQSYECWKAGADPIEFAKEHKEFARAFESFPGDADKIFPGWREKLGVHK; via the coding sequence ATGGATCAATCGAATCGTTATGCCGATCTGAGTCTGAAAGAAGAAGACCTGATCAAGGGTGACAACCACATACTCGTCGCCTACCACATGCAGCCAGCCACTGGCTATGGTTACCTGGAAGTGGCCGCACACATTGCCGCCGAATCATCCACCGGCACCAACGTGGAAGTTTCTACCACCGATGATTTCACCAAGGGCGTGGACGCACTGGTTTATTTCATCGACGAAGCCAAGGGCATAATGAAGGTCGCCTACCCGAATGACCTGTTCGACCGCAACGTGACCGACGGTCGTGCCATGCTGGTGTCGTTCCTGACGCTGGCTATCGGCAACAACCAGGGCATGGGCGATGTGAAGCATCTGCAGATGCAGGATTTCTATGTGCCTTGGTCCATGCTGCGTTTGTATGACGGCCCGGCCAAAGACATCACCGACCTGTGGGACATTCTGGGTCGCCCCCGCATCAACGGCGGTTACATCGCCGGCACCATCATCAAGCCCAAGCTGGGCCTGCGTCCCGAACCGTTTGCCAAAGCTGCGTACCAGTTCTGGCTGGGTGGCGACTTCATCAAGAACGACGAACCCCAAGGCAACCAAGTATTCTGCCCAACCAAAAAAGTAATCCCGCTGGTCTACGATTCTATGAAGCGTGCCATGGACGAAACCGGTCAGGCCAAACTGTTTTCCGCCAATATCACCGCTGACGACCATTACGAAATGCTCGCCCGTGCCGATTACATTCTGGAAACCTTTGGCCCGGATGCAAACAAAGTCGCATTCCTGGTCGATGGTTACGTCGGCGGCCCCGGCATGATCACCACCGCTCGTCGTCAGTACCCCGGTCAATACCTGCACTATCACCGCGCCGGTCACGGCGCGATCACGTCACCTTCTGCCGTGCGTGGCTACACCGCGTTCGTGCTGTCCAAGATGTCCCGCCTGCAAGGTGCTTCCGGCATCCACGTCGGCACCATGGGCTACGGCAAGATGGAAGGTGGCAAGGATGATCGCAACATCGCCTACATGATCGAGCGCGATTCAGCGGACGGCCCTTACTACCATCAGGAGTGGCACGGCATGAAGCCCACCACCCCGATCATCTCCGGCGGCATGAACGCCCTGCGTTTGCCTGGCTTCTTCGAGAACCTGGGCCACGGCAACGTGATCAACACCTCCGGTGGCGGTTCTTACGGTCACATCGACAGCCCAGCGGCAGGCGCAATCTCCCTGCGTCAGTCCTATGAGTGCTGGAAAGCCGGTGCCGATCCGATTGAATTCGCGAAAGAGCACAAGGAATTTGCCCGCGCGTTCGAATCCTTCCCGGGCGACGCCGACAAGATCTTCCCAGGCTGGCGCGAAAAGCTGGGCGTGCACAAGTAA
- a CDS encoding nitric oxide reductase activation protein NorD, giving the protein MPKVNAEYEHPLMKGYREQLNCGFPQVKDVFDDCMEEALSILSKEGITAYLEAAGFLCRMGRGVEPVLIFLEEWPSAAKRLGETALPTVMEFILKMYKSPNGKAIVPFLQTLAAIARRLHSQERMQRYLDLALDVMNRTTGSIHGIHTTFASPGLPELYAQAPYLLSQISLQGLKNWVEYGIRNYGDHPERQIDYFSLQSADSKAVMQRERHGTLMVDVERKLDLYLRGLWEHHDYLVPYSLGFDELRKPVPYYDKLGIRMPDVYDDFNGIAGIDRYRATLAHIIGHKRWTTAIFADNFSPFQRMAIEFFEDARIEHLVMQQYPGLRRIFTSLHPKPVENACNPETTSCLRHRLAMLSRALLDTQHGYQDADLNTFVGRFHEIMAKGKSGTEEIADLAISYVAKTRRQSDQLAKMYFDNTVVDYRDDNRHMWRFHEQSDDEEMFDDHRKIELEEKERKGLPPRHYPEWDYLSQTFRPDWVSVYEALHPKGKAADIDKLLAKNAALAKRLKRMLDLLKPQEKMRIRYQEEGSELDLDIALRSLIDFKSGANPDPRINMSHKTSGRDIAVMLLLDLSASLNEKVAGTAQTILELSQEAVSLLAWAIDKLGDPFAIGGFHSNTRHDVRYLHIKGYSEHWNDEVKGRLAAMEAGYSTRMGAAMRHAAHYLEAQKADKKLMLILTDGQPSDVDTKDERVLIEDARQAVKELDQKGIYTYCINLDPKADEYVTDIFGKQYTVIDNIQRLPERLPQLFMALTK; this is encoded by the coding sequence ATGCCTAAAGTAAACGCCGAGTACGAACATCCCTTGATGAAGGGCTACCGCGAGCAACTCAATTGCGGCTTTCCCCAGGTCAAGGATGTCTTCGATGACTGCATGGAGGAAGCTCTGTCCATTTTGTCAAAGGAGGGCATTACCGCCTATCTGGAAGCCGCCGGCTTTTTGTGCAGAATGGGACGTGGCGTTGAGCCGGTGCTGATTTTCCTGGAGGAATGGCCATCGGCCGCCAAAAGGCTGGGTGAAACGGCCCTGCCGACGGTGATGGAGTTTATCCTCAAGATGTACAAATCCCCCAACGGCAAGGCGATCGTGCCGTTCCTGCAAACGCTGGCAGCGATCGCTCGCCGCCTGCATTCGCAGGAGCGAATGCAGAGATACCTGGATCTGGCACTGGACGTCATGAACCGGACTACCGGCTCGATTCACGGCATCCACACTACCTTTGCCAGTCCCGGCTTGCCCGAACTCTACGCCCAGGCGCCTTACCTGCTCAGCCAGATTTCCTTGCAAGGACTAAAAAACTGGGTAGAGTACGGCATCCGCAATTATGGTGACCATCCGGAACGCCAGATCGATTACTTCAGCCTGCAATCTGCAGACAGCAAGGCCGTCATGCAGCGCGAGCGCCACGGCACCCTGATGGTAGATGTCGAACGCAAACTGGATCTCTATCTGCGCGGACTGTGGGAACACCATGATTACCTGGTGCCATACTCGCTTGGTTTCGACGAACTGCGCAAACCTGTGCCCTACTATGACAAGCTCGGCATCCGCATGCCGGATGTTTACGACGATTTCAACGGTATTGCCGGCATTGACCGCTATCGCGCCACACTGGCCCATATCATCGGGCACAAGCGCTGGACCACCGCGATTTTTGCCGACAATTTCAGCCCCTTCCAGCGCATGGCCATCGAGTTCTTCGAGGATGCCCGCATCGAACACCTTGTTATGCAGCAATATCCCGGCTTGCGCCGCATATTTACCTCGCTACACCCAAAGCCGGTCGAAAACGCATGCAACCCGGAAACCACCTCCTGCCTGCGCCATCGCCTGGCCATGCTGTCGCGCGCCCTGCTCGACACGCAACACGGCTATCAAGATGCCGACCTGAATACTTTTGTTGGCCGCTTTCATGAAATCATGGCCAAAGGAAAATCTGGCACCGAGGAAATTGCCGATCTCGCCATCAGTTACGTCGCCAAAACCCGACGCCAGAGCGACCAGCTCGCCAAGATGTATTTCGATAATACCGTGGTGGACTACCGCGACGACAACCGGCACATGTGGCGATTTCACGAACAGAGCGACGATGAAGAGATGTTCGATGATCATCGCAAGATCGAGCTGGAGGAAAAAGAACGCAAGGGATTGCCCCCGCGCCATTACCCCGAATGGGACTACCTCAGCCAGACTTTCCGCCCGGACTGGGTGAGCGTATATGAAGCATTGCACCCCAAGGGCAAGGCGGCCGATATCGACAAACTGCTAGCCAAGAACGCCGCCCTGGCGAAGCGTCTGAAACGCATGCTAGACCTGCTCAAGCCGCAGGAAAAAATGCGTATCCGCTATCAGGAAGAAGGCAGCGAACTAGACCTGGACATCGCCCTGCGCTCCCTGATCGACTTCAAGAGCGGCGCCAACCCCGACCCGCGTATCAACATGAGTCACAAGACCAGCGGGCGCGATATCGCCGTGATGCTGCTGCTTGACCTCTCCGCATCCCTTAACGAAAAAGTAGCGGGAACCGCGCAAACCATACTTGAACTCAGCCAGGAAGCTGTCTCGCTGCTCGCCTGGGCGATCGACAAGCTGGGCGATCCCTTCGCCATCGGCGGCTTCCATTCCAACACCCGGCATGACGTGCGCTACCTGCACATCAAGGGCTACAGTGAACACTGGAACGATGAAGTAAAGGGGCGACTGGCGGCAATGGAAGCCGGCTACTCTACCCGCATGGGTGCGGCCATGCGCCACGCCGCTCACTACCTGGAAGCACAGAAGGCGGACAAGAAACTGATGCTGATCCTCACCGACGGTCAACCCTCCGACGTGGACACCAAGGACGAGCGTGTGCTGATCGAAGACGCCCGGCAGGCCGTCAAGGAATTGGATCAGAAGGGCATCTACACCTACTGCATCAACCTCGACCCGAAAGCGGACGAATATGTGACCGATATTTTCGGCAAACAGTACACCGTGATCGACAACATCCAGCGCCTGCCCGAGCGTCTGCCACAACTGTTCATGGCGTTGACCAAATAA
- the fba gene encoding class II fructose-bisphosphate aldolase (catalyzes the reversible aldol condensation of dihydroxyacetonephosphate and glyceraldehyde 3-phosphate in the Calvin cycle, glycolysis, and/or gluconeogenesis) — protein sequence MALVSMRQLLDHAAENGYGLPAFNVNNLEQVMAIMQAADECDSPVIMQGSAGARKYAGEAFLRHLIDAAIEAYPHIPVVMHQDHGASPAVCINAIRSGFSSVMMDGSLLEDAKTPSSFEYNVEVTRKVVEMSHAVGVSVEGELGCLGSLETGMGEKEDGQGAEGVLTMDQLLTDPNEAAEFVKATGVDALAIAIGTSHGAYKFTRPPTGDVLAISRVKEIHARIPNTHLVMHGSSSVPQEWLKIINDFGGEMGETYGVPVEEIVEGIKHGVRKVNIDTDLRMASTGAVRKYLAENKKNFDPRKFLAAATVAMKEICKARYTAFGSAGQASKIKPIMLDRVATMYTKGELKAVVK from the coding sequence ATGGCATTAGTATCCATGCGTCAACTTCTCGATCACGCCGCAGAAAATGGCTACGGCCTGCCGGCATTCAACGTCAATAACCTGGAGCAGGTAATGGCAATCATGCAGGCCGCCGACGAGTGCGACAGCCCGGTGATCATGCAGGGTTCCGCCGGCGCGCGCAAGTATGCCGGTGAAGCATTCCTGCGCCACCTGATCGACGCCGCAATCGAAGCCTACCCGCACATTCCTGTCGTCATGCACCAGGATCATGGCGCTTCTCCGGCGGTGTGCATCAACGCCATCCGCTCAGGTTTCTCCAGCGTGATGATGGACGGCTCCCTGCTGGAAGACGCCAAAACGCCATCCAGCTTTGAATACAACGTCGAAGTCACGCGCAAGGTAGTGGAAATGTCCCATGCCGTCGGCGTGTCCGTCGAGGGCGAACTGGGTTGCCTGGGTTCCCTGGAAACCGGTATGGGTGAAAAAGAGGATGGCCAGGGCGCCGAAGGCGTGCTGACCATGGATCAACTCCTTACCGATCCCAATGAAGCGGCCGAATTCGTCAAGGCGACCGGCGTGGATGCCCTGGCCATCGCCATCGGCACTTCCCACGGCGCCTACAAGTTCACCCGCCCGCCCACCGGCGACGTGCTGGCCATCAGCCGCGTCAAAGAAATCCACGCTCGCATTCCCAATACCCACCTGGTAATGCACGGCTCCTCCTCGGTGCCGCAGGAATGGCTCAAGATCATCAACGATTTCGGTGGTGAAATGGGTGAAACCTATGGCGTGCCGGTCGAGGAAATCGTCGAGGGCATCAAGCACGGCGTACGCAAGGTAAACATCGACACCGACCTGCGTATGGCCTCCACCGGGGCAGTACGCAAGTACTTGGCGGAAAACAAGAAAAACTTCGATCCGCGCAAATTTCTTGCCGCCGCCACAGTGGCAATGAAGGAAATCTGCAAGGCGCGCTACACTGCCTTCGGCTCCGCCGGCCAAGCCAGCAAGATCAAGCCAATCATGCTCGACCGTGTCGCTACTATGTACACCAAGGGTGAACTGAAAGCCGTAGTGAAGTAA
- the pyk gene encoding pyruvate kinase: MQRKTKIVATLGPASNDPEVLNLMMQAGVDVVRLNFSHGNPKDHIDRAEMVRAMARARGKTIGVLVDLQGPKIRIGKFEHGKITLKNGDTFILDSDCTLGTQERVGLDYKELPRDASRGTTLLLDDGRIVLWVEEVRGNEIICTVKQGGALSNNKGINRQGGGLSAAALTEKDMEDIKTAAALKADYLAVSFPRDGADMQLARKLMVAAGGKSMLVAKIERAEAITNLDEILDASDAIMVARGDLGVEVGDAAVPALQKRMIRMAREKNKLAITATQMMESMINSPIPTRAEVSDVANAVIDGTDAVMLSAETAAGQYPVEAVAAMDRVCIEAEKEYETEFSKRRLSMQFSRVDESIAMATTYLASHLKVKAIAALTESGATPLMMSRIYTDVPIYALSSDVGTRRKLTLFRGVYPVNFRPATQEREQVLHEAEDELRRRGAVRDDDLIIITIGEPIGKSGGTNTMKIVKVGEIRCTSKA, encoded by the coding sequence ATGCAACGTAAAACTAAAATTGTCGCCACACTCGGCCCAGCCTCCAATGACCCGGAAGTGCTGAATCTTATGATGCAAGCCGGGGTGGACGTTGTCCGCCTCAACTTTTCCCATGGCAATCCAAAAGATCACATCGATCGTGCCGAAATGGTCCGCGCCATGGCTCGTGCCAGAGGCAAAACGATAGGCGTACTGGTTGATCTGCAAGGCCCTAAAATTCGCATCGGCAAGTTCGAGCACGGAAAAATTACGCTGAAAAACGGCGATACATTCATTCTTGACAGCGATTGCACACTAGGCACCCAGGAAAGGGTAGGCCTTGACTACAAGGAACTGCCACGTGATGCCAGTCGAGGCACCACACTGCTTCTGGACGATGGCAGGATCGTCCTCTGGGTCGAGGAAGTACGCGGCAACGAGATCATCTGCACAGTCAAGCAAGGTGGTGCGTTGTCCAACAACAAGGGCATTAACCGCCAGGGCGGCGGCCTGTCCGCTGCGGCGCTGACCGAAAAGGACATGGAGGACATCAAAACCGCCGCGGCCCTCAAAGCGGATTACCTGGCGGTGTCTTTCCCGCGCGATGGTGCCGACATGCAACTGGCACGCAAGCTGATGGTGGCAGCCGGCGGCAAAAGCATGCTGGTAGCCAAGATCGAACGTGCCGAAGCCATCACCAATCTGGATGAAATCCTCGATGCCTCGGATGCCATTATGGTAGCGCGTGGCGACCTGGGTGTTGAAGTCGGCGATGCGGCAGTGCCCGCCCTGCAGAAACGCATGATTCGCATGGCGCGTGAAAAGAACAAGCTGGCGATTACCGCCACCCAAATGATGGAATCCATGATCAACAGCCCGATCCCTACCCGGGCGGAGGTTTCCGACGTGGCCAACGCGGTAATCGACGGCACCGACGCAGTGATGCTTTCGGCCGAAACTGCCGCTGGCCAGTACCCGGTCGAGGCGGTGGCGGCCATGGACCGAGTATGCATCGAGGCTGAAAAGGAATATGAAACCGAATTCAGCAAGCGTCGCCTGAGCATGCAGTTCTCCCGGGTGGATGAATCCATCGCAATGGCAACTACTTACCTTGCCAGCCACCTGAAAGTAAAGGCAATCGCCGCACTCACAGAATCCGGCGCGACACCGCTGATGATGTCGCGCATCTACACGGATGTGCCGATCTACGCACTTTCATCCGACGTGGGTACACGCAGGAAACTCACCCTGTTCCGGGGCGTCTACCCGGTTAACTTCAGGCCGGCCACGCAGGAGCGCGAGCAGGTCCTGCATGAGGCCGAGGATGAGTTGCGCCGCCGGGGTGCGGTGAGAGACGATGACCTGATCATCATCACCATCGGCGAACCGATCGGCAAATCGGGCGGAACCAACACCATGAAAATCGTCAAAGTGGGCGAAATTCGATGCACCAGCAAGGCGTAA
- a CDS encoding phosphoglycerate kinase produces the protein MSVIRVTDLDLKGKRVLIRSDLNVPVKDGKVTSDARITASMKTFEHCLKAGAKVMVMSHLGRPTEGEYSEENSLKPVADVLSAKLGKPVRLIKDWIDGGFDVADGELVLLENVRFNKGEKKSIDETTQKYAKLCDIFVMDAFGTAHRAEGSTHGVAKFAPVACAGILLTEELEALTKALLSPARPMVAIVGGSKVSTKLTVLEALSEKVDQMVVGGGIANAFLKATGKNVGKSLCEDDLVPTAQALMKKMTARNASIPIAVDVVCGKKFDANEPAVLKDAGVVADDDMIFDIGPKSAQELVDIIMKAGTVVWNGPVGVFEFDQFGAGTKAIAMAIAETKAFTLAGGGDTIAAIQKYDIYDKVSYISTAGGAFLEFLEGKKLPAVEILEQRAKQ, from the coding sequence ATGTCCGTTATCCGCGTTACCGATCTGGACCTCAAGGGCAAGCGCGTCCTGATCCGTTCCGACCTAAATGTGCCCGTCAAGGATGGCAAAGTCACTTCCGATGCCCGCATCACCGCGTCGATGAAAACCTTCGAGCATTGCCTCAAGGCCGGCGCCAAGGTGATGGTCATGTCCCACCTCGGCCGCCCCACTGAAGGTGAGTATTCCGAGGAAAACTCGCTCAAGCCGGTTGCCGACGTACTGTCCGCAAAACTCGGCAAGCCCGTACGCCTGATCAAGGACTGGATTGACGGCGGTTTCGACGTCGCCGACGGCGAACTGGTGCTGCTGGAGAACGTACGTTTCAACAAAGGCGAAAAGAAAAGCATCGACGAGACCACGCAGAAATACGCCAAGCTGTGCGACATTTTTGTCATGGACGCATTCGGCACCGCCCACCGTGCAGAGGGCTCCACCCACGGAGTAGCCAAGTTTGCCCCCGTCGCCTGTGCCGGCATTCTGCTCACTGAAGAACTGGAGGCACTGACCAAGGCTCTGCTCAGCCCCGCCCGCCCGATGGTCGCCATCGTTGGCGGTTCCAAGGTTTCCACCAAGCTGACTGTACTTGAGGCACTGTCCGAGAAAGTGGACCAGATGGTCGTTGGTGGAGGCATCGCCAACGCCTTCCTCAAGGCCACCGGCAAAAATGTCGGCAAGTCGCTGTGTGAAGACGACCTCGTTCCCACTGCCCAGGCATTAATGAAGAAAATGACCGCCCGCAATGCCTCCATCCCGATAGCGGTCGACGTAGTTTGCGGCAAGAAATTCGACGCCAACGAGCCCGCCGTCCTCAAGGATGCCGGCGTCGTAGCGGATGACGACATGATCTTCGACATCGGCCCGAAATCTGCCCAGGAACTGGTCGACATCATCATGAAGGCCGGCACCGTGGTTTGGAATGGCCCGGTCGGGGTGTTTGAATTTGACCAGTTCGGCGCAGGCACCAAGGCGATCGCCATGGCGATCGCCGAAACCAAGGCATTCACCCTGGCTGGCGGTGGTGACACCATCGCCGCCATCCAGAAGTACGATATATACGACAAGGTGTCCTATATTTCCACCGCAGGCGGTGCCTTCCTTGAGTTCCTCGAAGGAAAAAAACTGCCCGCCGTCGAAATTCTGGAGCAACGCGCTAAACAATAG